The genomic window GTCTCGCCGCGGTTCTCGGTCGCCCGGTCGCGCTGCGCTTCGAGACCGACGCGACCCTGATTGCCGGGCTGGAACTCGACACGCCGCACGCCATCGTCCGCAACTCGATCCGTGCCGACCTTGAACGGATCGCGCAGGAGGTCGCGCGAGATGGCTGACCGCGATGCCGCCGCCGACTGGCTGGCGCGGAGCCGCGCCGCCGTCGCTGCCACGCCACTGGCCCCCGAGTCGCTTGCCGTCGGCCGGGTTGAGCGCGTGGCGGACGGCATCGCGCAGGTGTCGGGCCTGCCCGACATCGCGCTCGGCGCGCTGGTCCGGTTCGAGGGCGGACAGCTCGGGTTTGCCCACAGCCTCGGGATCAGCGAGATCGACGTGGTGATCTGCGACGACGCCAGCGCGATCGAGGCCGGGCAGCGGGTGATCGACACGGGCGGCGTGCTCGAGGTTCCGGTGGGCGAGGCCCTGCTGGGCCGGGTGATCGACCCGCTGGGCCGCCCGCTCGACGACGGGGCACCCCTGCCAAGCTGGCCGACGCTGCCGATCGAACGTCCGGCCCCGGCTATCATCGACCGCAGCGAGGTGACCGAGCCGCTCGAAACCGGCGTGCTGGTCGTCGACAGCCTGTTCTCGATCGGCCGCGGCCAGCGCGAGCTCATTGTCGGCGACCGAGCCACGGGGAAGACCTCGCTCGCCGTCGATGCGATCATCAACCAGCGCGAAAGCGACGTGATCTGCGTCTACGTCGCCATCGGCCAGCCCGCCGCGGCGGTGCAGCGGGTGATCGAAGCGGTGCACCGCCACGGCGCGCCCGAGCGCTGCGTCTACGTCGTGGGCGGCGCCGCAACCAGCCCGGGCCTGCAATGGATCGCCCCCTTCGCCGGCATGACCATCGCTGAGTATTTCCGCGACCGCGGCCAACACGCGCTGATCGTTCTCGACGATCTCACGCGCCACGCCGCGACACACCGCGAACTGGCGCTGCTGACCCGTGAGCCGCCGGGCCGCGAGGCCTATCCGGGAGACATCTTCTATCTGCACGCGCGGCTGCTCGAACGCGCCGCCAAGCTCTCGCCCGAGCTCGGCGGCGGATCACTGACCGCGCTGCCAATCGCCGAGACCGACGCCGGCAATCTCTCGGCCTATATCCCGACCAACCTGATCTCGATCACCGATGGTCAGATCGTTCTCGACACCACCCTCTTCGCTGCCAGCCACCGCCCGGCGGTCGACGTCGGCCTCTCGGTCAGCCGCGTCGGGGGCAAGGCGCAATGGCCCTCGCTGCGGCAGGTCTCGGGGCGGGTACGGCTCGACTACGCGCAATTTCAGGAACTCGAGATGTTCACCCGTTTCGGCGGCGTCCCCAACGCGCGCGTGCAGGGCCGGATCGAGCGCGGCAAGCGCATCCGCGCGCTGCTGACCCAGCCGCGCTTCTCGGGGCTATCGATGGTCGGGCAAGTGGCGATCCTCGCCGCGCTGGCGGGCGGCGTGCTGGACGGTGTCTCGCCAGCGCGGATCCCCGAACTGCGCCGCCGCCTGCCAGGCTGGCTCGAGGGCACCGCCGGGGATGAGGTGTCATCCGTGCGCGCCTCGGGCCGGTTGGACGCGGCGCCGAGGGCCGCGCTTGTCGCGGCCGTGGCGGCACTCGTCAAGGACATGGCCCGCGGCGGAGAGGTGCAGTGACCGGCCGGCTCGCCGAAGTCAAAGGGCGGATCGGCTCGGTCCGCAAGCTGGGCGCGGTCATCGGCGCGATGCGCGGCATCGCCAGTGCGCGGGTGCAGGACGCCACGCAACACGTCGCCGCGATCCGCGCCTATGCCGAGACCATCGGAGACGCCATCGCCGAGGCGCTGGTCCTCCTGCCCTCTGCCGCGAGCGCGGGGGCG from Alloyangia pacifica includes these protein-coding regions:
- a CDS encoding F0F1 ATP synthase subunit alpha, whose protein sequence is MADRDAAADWLARSRAAVAATPLAPESLAVGRVERVADGIAQVSGLPDIALGALVRFEGGQLGFAHSLGISEIDVVICDDASAIEAGQRVIDTGGVLEVPVGEALLGRVIDPLGRPLDDGAPLPSWPTLPIERPAPAIIDRSEVTEPLETGVLVVDSLFSIGRGQRELIVGDRATGKTSLAVDAIINQRESDVICVYVAIGQPAAAVQRVIEAVHRHGAPERCVYVVGGAATSPGLQWIAPFAGMTIAEYFRDRGQHALIVLDDLTRHAATHRELALLTREPPGREAYPGDIFYLHARLLERAAKLSPELGGGSLTALPIAETDAGNLSAYIPTNLISITDGQIVLDTTLFAASHRPAVDVGLSVSRVGGKAQWPSLRQVSGRVRLDYAQFQELEMFTRFGGVPNARVQGRIERGKRIRALLTQPRFSGLSMVGQVAILAALAGGVLDGVSPARIPELRRRLPGWLEGTAGDEVSSVRASGRLDAAPRAALVAAVAALVKDMARGGEVQ